A window of the Arachis duranensis cultivar V14167 chromosome 5, aradu.V14167.gnm2.J7QH, whole genome shotgun sequence genome harbors these coding sequences:
- the LOC107490644 gene encoding pentatricopeptide repeat-containing protein At1g63130, mitochondrial isoform X5 encodes MLSMRRPPSIIQFTKILGSLAKTNHFPTAISLFQQLQARGIAPNLFTLSIIINCCCGMGRMTLAFSVLAKIFRMGFQPDTVTLTTLIKGICLCGNVEKTLHFHDRVLAHGFQFNQVTYGTLINGLCKTGHTSAAIQVLRKIPRHGIVPNVIMYNAIIDSLCKVTFLSEAFHLYSEMIAKGIYPNVITYSTLIYGLCLGGQLKEAIDLLNHMMLKNITPNACTYSTLIDGLCKEGRVKDAKSVFVVMMKKGVKPEVFIYNSLMDGYCLVNEVNKAKYVFNTMVQSSVSPNVCSYNIMINGLCKSKMVDDALNLFEEMHCRNLVPDMVTYNTLIDGLGKSRRILCAVELLKKMHDRGQPADIVTYSSLLDALFNIKQHDKALILFKEMKESGIDPNIYTYNILIDGLCKSGRIKKAEEIFEDLSIKGYRPNVRTYTIMINGLCKEGLLHEALALMTKMEDSGCLPDAVTYETIIRALFENGENDKAEKLLREMISRGLLQR; translated from the coding sequence ATGCTCTCTATGCGTCGCCCTCCATCCATCATCCAATTCACCAAGATTTTGGGATCTCTTGCCAAGACCAACCATTTCCCCACCGCCATTTCCCTTTTTCAGCAATTGCAAGCCAGGGGAATCGctcccaacttatttactttgAGCATCATAATTAATTGTTGTTGCGGCATGGGTCGTATGACGCTTGCTTTCTCTGTATTGGCCAAGATTTTCAGGATGGGTTTTCAACCAGATACAGTGACATTGACAACACTCATTAAAGGTATCTGTCTCTGTGGTAATGTTGAAAAAACACTACACTTTCATGACAGAGTGCTGGCTCATGGATTTCAGTTTAATCAAGTCACTTATGGGACCTTGATTAATGGACTCTGTAAGACTGGACACACATCAGCTGCTATTCAAGTGTTGAGAAAGATCCCACGACATGGAATTGTTCCTAATGTCATCATGTACAACGCAATTATTGATAGCTTGTGCAAGGTTACCTTTCTAAGTGAAGCTTTTCATTTATATTCTGAAATGATTGCTAAGGGAATTTATCCTAATGTTATCACGTACAGCACTCTAATTTATGGATTGTGCCTTGGGGGTCAACTAAAAGAAGCCATTGATTTACTGAATCATATGATGCTGAAAAACATTACTCCCAATGCTTGTACCTATAGTACTTTGATTGATGGGCTATGTAAGGAAGGAAGGGTCAAAGATGCTAAGAGTGTGTTTGTTGTCATGATGAAAAAAGGTGTGAAACCAGAAGTGTTTATTTATAATAGCTTAATGGATGGATATTGTTTGGTTAATGAGGTAAATAAGGCAAAATATGTGTTCAACACAATGGTCCAAAGTAGTGTGTCGCCTAATGTTTGTAGTTACAATATCATGATTAATGGTTTGTGCAAAAGTAAAATGGTCGATGATGCCTTGAATCTCTTTGAAGAGATGCATTGCAGGAACTTGGTTCCGGACATGGTTACTTACAATACTCTAATTGATGGCTTGGGAAAATCAAGGAGAATCCTTTGTGCTGTCGAGCTTCTTAAAAAGATGCATGATAGAGGTCAACCTGCTGATATAGTCACTTACAGTTCCTTGCTGGATGCTTTGTTCAATATCAAACAACATGACAAGGCACTTATATTATTCAAGGAAATGAAAGAGAGTGGCATTGAtccaaatatatatacatacaacatacTTATAGATGGCCtgtgcaaaagtggaagaattAAAAAGGCAGAAGAGATATTTGAAGATCTTTCCATTAAAGGCTATCGTCCAAATGTGCGGACATACACCATTATGATCAATGGGCTTTGCAAAGAGGGTCTGCTTCACGAAGCATTGGCACTCATGACAAAAATGGAAGACAGTGGTTGCTTACCAGATGCTGTGACTTATGAAACAATCATTCGTGCTCTATTTGAAAACGGTGAAAATGATAAAGCTGAGAAACTTCTTCGTGAAATGATATCTAGAGGCCTATTGCAACGATAA